From Dietzia sp. ANT_WB102, a single genomic window includes:
- a CDS encoding lysoplasmalogenase family protein — translation MSTTTKTFATTLGRSLRARVEALMDTARPEGPAFLAAVGGTEIAKATGVGALEKLCKPLIVPAALTLALRDGRLSAADTALLSATAAAYTTGDVILMLGGGHASRSKSRLVAGAAAFGVGHLALGGLMLRSGLRFKPVQSVVHGVIAAGAGAALLSEGRENAPLAAYGGLLATLSALATSVDRSHGPAASVLAVAGPVFLLSDALILARRKATGGSAVAKVVDVGVIDTYATAALLLLTGTAAAARTAGSRP, via the coding sequence ATGAGCACGACGACGAAGACCTTCGCCACCACCCTCGGGCGGTCACTCCGGGCACGAGTCGAGGCACTGATGGACACCGCCCGCCCGGAGGGGCCCGCGTTCCTCGCTGCCGTCGGTGGGACGGAGATCGCCAAGGCCACCGGCGTCGGCGCGCTGGAGAAGCTGTGTAAGCCGCTCATCGTGCCGGCGGCGCTGACTCTCGCGCTGCGGGACGGGCGGCTCTCGGCCGCGGATACGGCGCTGCTCTCAGCGACCGCGGCGGCGTACACGACGGGCGATGTGATCCTCATGCTCGGCGGCGGACACGCGAGCCGGTCGAAGTCCCGACTGGTCGCCGGCGCCGCGGCGTTCGGGGTGGGCCATCTCGCGCTCGGCGGCCTCATGCTGCGGTCGGGGCTGAGGTTCAAGCCGGTGCAGTCGGTCGTGCACGGGGTGATCGCGGCAGGTGCGGGCGCCGCACTGCTGTCCGAGGGCAGGGAGAACGCGCCGCTGGCGGCCTACGGTGGACTGCTGGCCACGCTGTCTGCGCTCGCCACCTCTGTCGACCGCTCGCACGGCCCGGCGGCGTCGGTGCTGGCGGTTGCCGGCCCGGTGTTCCTGCTCAGCGACGCGCTCATCCTGGCCCGGCGCAAGGCCACGGGCGGATCAGCCGTCGCCAAGGTGGTGGACGTCGGAGTGATCGACACCTACGCCACCGCAGCCCTACTTCTGCTCACCGGCACCGCCGCCGCCGCGCGGACCGCGGGGAGCAGGCCGTGA
- a CDS encoding DedA family protein, with translation MDPEFWLSGDGPFGKAILPALLSVVFIESGLLFPFLPGDSLLFTAGLLTQQDHPFAPLWVVMVTAPIAAFLGDQVGYFIGNRWGHHLRERPDGRIFKQAYIHEAHEFFDKWGPATIILCRFVPIVRTYAPLVAGMAGMRYRVFVSFNVVGAVLWAAGVTALGAWLGQFTFIKDHIDLILIGIVLVSVLPMLITAGPKILARIRKGPAAPAV, from the coding sequence ATGGATCCGGAATTCTGGTTGTCCGGCGACGGACCGTTCGGCAAGGCCATCCTCCCGGCCCTGCTCTCGGTGGTCTTCATCGAGTCCGGGCTACTCTTCCCGTTCCTGCCCGGCGACTCGCTCCTGTTCACGGCGGGCCTGCTCACGCAGCAGGACCACCCGTTCGCGCCGCTGTGGGTGGTGATGGTGACCGCACCGATCGCGGCGTTCCTCGGTGACCAGGTGGGGTACTTCATCGGCAACCGGTGGGGTCATCATCTACGGGAGCGGCCTGACGGTCGGATCTTCAAGCAGGCCTACATCCACGAGGCGCACGAGTTCTTCGACAAATGGGGCCCGGCGACGATCATCCTGTGCCGGTTCGTGCCCATCGTGCGGACGTACGCACCGCTGGTCGCAGGCATGGCCGGGATGCGCTACCGGGTCTTTGTCTCGTTCAACGTGGTGGGCGCCGTGCTGTGGGCCGCGGGTGTGACGGCACTGGGTGCGTGGCTCGGCCAGTTCACGTTCATCAAGGACCACATCGACCTGATCCTCATCGGGATCGTGTTGGTCTCGGTGCTGCCGATGTTGATCACGGCCGGACCCAAAATCCTGGCGCGTATCCGGAAGGGGCCTGCCGCCCCGGCCGTCTAG
- a CDS encoding RNA methyltransferase: protein MSAERGNLAGGPAAAADSAAGPTEWGDGQVGVGPWELEHPGAPRPTGDQWDPELLDSGDRRNVVDRYRYWRREAIVADLDTRRHPFHVAIENFGHDANIGTVVRTANAFLAAEVHIVGRRRWNRRGAMVTDRYQHLRHHSDVGELMEWARAEGLPVVAVDNLPGAEPLETASLPRDCVLLFGQEGPGVSDDARLRAAKTVSIAQFGSTRSINAGVAAGIAMHAWIREHAAPA from the coding sequence GTGAGCGCAGAGCGCGGGAACCTTGCCGGGGGCCCAGCCGCCGCAGCCGATTCGGCGGCCGGCCCAACCGAGTGGGGCGACGGGCAGGTCGGCGTCGGCCCGTGGGAACTCGAGCATCCCGGTGCGCCGCGCCCCACCGGCGACCAGTGGGACCCCGAACTCCTCGACTCTGGCGATCGCCGCAACGTGGTGGACCGCTACCGCTACTGGCGTCGCGAGGCGATCGTCGCAGACCTTGACACCCGCCGCCACCCGTTCCATGTGGCTATCGAGAACTTCGGACACGATGCCAACATCGGCACAGTGGTGCGAACCGCCAATGCCTTCCTGGCAGCCGAGGTGCACATCGTGGGCCGGCGCCGCTGGAACCGACGCGGAGCCATGGTCACCGATCGCTACCAGCACCTGCGCCACCACAGCGACGTCGGCGAGCTCATGGAGTGGGCCCGCGCGGAGGGGCTGCCGGTCGTCGCCGTCGACAACCTTCCCGGCGCCGAACCCCTCGAGACCGCGAGCCTGCCCCGCGACTGCGTGCTGCTCTTCGGACAGGAGGGCCCCGGGGTGAGCGACGACGCGCGTCTGCGAGCCGCGAAGACGGTGTCGATCGCCCAGTTCGGCTCGACCCGGTCGATCAACGCGGGGGTGGCGGCGGGTATCGCCATGCACGCCTGGATCCGCGAACACGCCGCCCCGGCCTGA
- a CDS encoding SDR family oxidoreductase — MTAAGPDAPTVLITGAGRGIGEATARRFADAGYLVGAYDLEPCAWAAGDDRVVTGSLDVTEPAAWESALTDFTVRTGGILDVLVNNAGLLYGTPFMDASYAKDSALVDVNVKGVLYGCRAAFPFLEKASAPTVVNLCSSSAIYGQAEMATYSATKFAVRGITEALDLEWGPLGIRVCSVWPLYVSTEMLESVNTAGMRNMGVNLTEGEVADEVLDLAEQTRRTSGGVLGRIRAMLGREVHRPVGKQATAMYLSSQVAPSRLVRLSNKRLTS; from the coding sequence GTGACCGCCGCCGGCCCGGACGCACCCACTGTCCTGATCACCGGCGCGGGTCGCGGGATCGGGGAGGCCACTGCTCGGCGGTTCGCCGACGCCGGGTACCTGGTGGGCGCGTACGACCTCGAGCCCTGTGCCTGGGCGGCGGGTGACGACCGAGTGGTCACCGGCTCGCTCGACGTCACCGAGCCGGCCGCGTGGGAATCCGCACTCACCGATTTCACGGTCCGTACCGGCGGCATCCTCGACGTGCTCGTCAACAATGCCGGCCTGCTCTACGGCACACCCTTCATGGACGCCAGCTACGCGAAGGACTCGGCGTTGGTGGACGTCAACGTCAAGGGCGTGCTGTATGGCTGCCGGGCCGCGTTCCCGTTCTTGGAGAAGGCGTCCGCGCCGACCGTGGTGAACCTCTGCTCGTCGTCTGCGATCTATGGCCAGGCCGAGATGGCGACGTACTCGGCCACAAAGTTCGCCGTCCGCGGGATCACCGAGGCGCTGGACCTGGAGTGGGGACCGCTCGGCATTCGCGTGTGCTCAGTGTGGCCGCTGTACGTGAGCACCGAGATGCTCGAGAGCGTGAACACTGCCGGGATGCGCAACATGGGTGTGAACCTCACCGAGGGCGAGGTGGCCGACGAGGTGCTCGACCTGGCTGAGCAGACGCGGCGCACGTCTGGCGGCGTCCTCGGCCGCATCCGCGCAATGCTGGGCCGGGAAGTGCATCGCCCGGTCGGAAAGCAGGCCACCGCCATGTACCTCTCCTCGCAGGTCGCGCCGAGCCGGCTGGTGCGCTTGTCCAATAAGCGCCTGACCTCGTGA
- the pyrE gene encoding orotate phosphoribosyltransferase, with protein MPAAPDVDPDARRRLAELVAELAVVHGRVTLSSGREADYYVDLRRATLHHEASPLIGRLLRELTVDWDFDAVGGLTLGADPVATAIMHAPGRPIDAFVVRKEAKKHGMQRRIEGPDIVGRRVLVVEDTTTTGNSPLTAVAALRDAGAEVVGVATVVDRATGADDVIRAEGVEYRALLGLTDLGLK; from the coding sequence ATGCCCGCCGCCCCCGATGTCGATCCCGATGCGCGCCGCAGGCTCGCCGAGTTGGTTGCGGAGCTCGCCGTCGTCCATGGCCGCGTCACCCTCTCGTCCGGCCGCGAGGCGGACTACTACGTGGACCTTCGTCGCGCGACCCTCCACCACGAGGCGTCCCCGCTGATCGGTCGGCTGCTGCGTGAGCTCACCGTGGACTGGGACTTCGACGCCGTCGGCGGGCTGACGTTGGGCGCGGATCCGGTGGCCACGGCGATCATGCACGCCCCCGGTCGGCCGATCGACGCGTTCGTGGTCCGCAAGGAGGCCAAGAAGCACGGCATGCAGCGCCGGATCGAGGGCCCCGACATCGTGGGCCGCCGCGTCCTGGTCGTCGAGGACACCACCACCACCGGCAATTCGCCGCTCACCGCCGTGGCGGCCCTGCGCGACGCGGGAGCCGAGGTCGTAGGCGTGGCCACCGTGGTGGACCGCGCGACCGGCGCCGACGACGTGATCCGGGCCGAGGGCGTGGAATACCGCGCGTTGCTCGGCCTGACCGACCTGGGACTGAAGTGA
- a CDS encoding MsnO8 family LLM class oxidoreductase, whose amino-acid sequence MRLSVLDRSRTRHGESHAAALEGTLARAERADALGFHRYWTAEHHAVPGIASGSPPLLIAAAAARTERIRLGSGGVMLPNHRPLIVAEQFAMLEAMFPGRIDLGVGRSLGFTAPVREALGVTDYETDAFFRDIAAVQDFLYGRGPVTALPVVENPPPVFVLATGRGLEVAARAGLPVVVGGPRLLADPSPLNHYRETFRPSGAIPEPYVVVSLEVMVADSTEAARNLLLPEAWAMVESRETGAFGPLRSPEDVLDRKFRPQQLRRMEEWMAGAVHGDREKVAGELAALVERTKADELMASTSTYDRDELARADTALAELLRW is encoded by the coding sequence CTGCGACTCAGTGTCCTGGACAGGTCGCGGACCCGCCACGGGGAGTCCCACGCCGCCGCGCTTGAGGGCACGCTGGCGCGCGCGGAACGGGCAGACGCGTTGGGTTTCCACCGCTACTGGACGGCAGAACACCACGCCGTCCCCGGCATCGCGAGCGGGAGTCCGCCCCTTTTGATCGCCGCCGCCGCCGCCCGAACCGAACGGATCCGCCTCGGATCCGGCGGGGTGATGCTCCCCAATCACAGGCCGCTCATCGTCGCCGAGCAGTTCGCCATGCTCGAGGCCATGTTCCCGGGCAGGATCGACCTCGGGGTAGGGCGCTCGCTCGGGTTCACCGCGCCGGTCCGTGAGGCGCTCGGCGTCACGGACTACGAGACCGACGCATTCTTCCGCGACATCGCCGCCGTGCAGGACTTCCTTTACGGACGCGGTCCCGTCACAGCGCTGCCCGTCGTCGAGAATCCGCCCCCGGTGTTCGTGCTCGCCACCGGCCGCGGCCTGGAGGTCGCGGCGCGTGCCGGCCTACCCGTCGTCGTCGGGGGACCGCGCCTTCTCGCCGACCCGTCGCCGCTGAACCACTACCGCGAGACGTTCCGGCCGAGTGGTGCGATACCGGAGCCCTACGTGGTGGTGAGCCTGGAGGTGATGGTCGCCGACTCCACCGAGGCCGCGAGGAACCTGCTGCTGCCTGAGGCGTGGGCGATGGTCGAGTCCAGGGAGACCGGCGCGTTCGGGCCGCTGCGGTCCCCGGAGGACGTCCTGGACAGAAAGTTCCGGCCGCAGCAGCTGCGACGGATGGAGGAGTGGATGGCCGGGGCCGTCCACGGGGACCGCGAGAAGGTGGCGGGGGAGCTCGCGGCACTCGTGGAACGCACGAAGGCCGACGAGCTCATGGCGTCCACCTCGACCTATGACCGCGATGAGCTCGCCCGGGCCGATACGGCACTCGCTGAACTGCTCCGCTGGTAG
- a CDS encoding NAD(P)-binding domain-containing protein, whose amino-acid sequence MSRQRIAIIGAGPSGMAALRAFESAQRSGAKIPEIVAYEKQDDWGGQWNYDWRSGMDKYGEPVHSSMYRNLWSNGPKEALEFAEYTFDEHFGRPISSYPPREVLWDYIDGRVRNYSVKNKVQFSTAVRWVDYDRELDTFTVTVENLKSGKTTSSEFDRIIVSTGHFSYPNIPDFKGIETFTGSVRHAHDFRGAEDLADKSVLLIGASYSAEDIGVQAFKMGARSVTLSYRTAPMGYDWPDGMEELPLVQRFDGRTVHFTDGQTREFDAVILCTGYLHKYPFLPADLALQSPNNIYPAGLYRGVVWQKNPKVYYLGAQDQWFTFNMFDAQAWYVRDLIMGRAKLPSAEQRVAHMRTWRARFQELDGDADDVRFQADYIRDLIEATDYPMFDLDEVVRIFLDWKEDKQKNILTYRDKPHRSVMTGTMAATHHTPWLQELDDTLERYLSTPAKTEIEELVEGVDTAVGQDSPVAGE is encoded by the coding sequence GTGTCAAGACAGCGTATTGCGATCATCGGAGCCGGACCGAGCGGGATGGCGGCCCTCCGGGCGTTCGAATCGGCCCAGCGTTCCGGGGCGAAGATCCCCGAGATCGTGGCCTACGAGAAGCAGGACGACTGGGGCGGCCAGTGGAACTACGACTGGCGCTCCGGCATGGACAAGTACGGCGAGCCGGTCCACTCCTCCATGTACCGCAACCTGTGGTCAAACGGCCCCAAGGAGGCCCTCGAGTTTGCCGAGTACACGTTCGACGAGCACTTCGGCAGGCCCATCTCCTCGTATCCGCCGCGTGAGGTCCTGTGGGACTACATCGACGGCCGTGTCCGCAACTACAGTGTCAAGAACAAGGTCCAGTTCTCCACCGCCGTCCGCTGGGTGGACTACGACCGCGAACTGGACACCTTCACCGTCACCGTGGAGAACCTCAAGTCCGGCAAGACCACCTCGTCGGAGTTCGACCGGATCATCGTGTCCACCGGCCACTTCTCCTACCCGAACATCCCGGACTTCAAGGGGATCGAGACGTTCACCGGTTCGGTCCGCCACGCCCACGACTTCCGCGGGGCCGAGGATCTGGCGGACAAGAGTGTGCTGCTGATCGGCGCCTCCTACTCCGCCGAGGACATCGGCGTGCAGGCCTTCAAGATGGGGGCCCGCTCGGTGACGCTTTCCTACCGCACCGCTCCCATGGGTTATGACTGGCCGGACGGGATGGAAGAGTTGCCGCTCGTCCAGCGGTTCGACGGCCGCACCGTCCACTTCACCGACGGCCAGACCCGCGAGTTCGACGCCGTGATCCTGTGCACCGGATACCTGCACAAGTACCCGTTCCTGCCCGCGGATCTGGCGCTGCAGTCGCCCAACAACATCTACCCGGCGGGCCTGTACCGCGGCGTGGTGTGGCAGAAGAACCCGAAGGTCTACTACCTGGGCGCGCAGGACCAGTGGTTCACCTTCAACATGTTCGACGCCCAGGCTTGGTATGTCCGCGATCTCATCATGGGCCGGGCCAAGTTGCCGTCCGCCGAGCAACGCGTGGCGCACATGCGGACCTGGCGTGCCCGATTCCAGGAGCTGGACGGGGACGCCGACGACGTGCGTTTCCAGGCCGACTACATCAGGGACCTCATCGAGGCCACGGACTACCCGATGTTCGACCTCGACGAGGTCGTACGGATTTTCCTGGACTGGAAGGAAGACAAGCAGAAGAACATCCTGACCTACCGGGACAAGCCGCACCGATCCGTCATGACAGGAACGATGGCCGCCACCCACCACACCCCGTGGTTGCAGGAGCTGGACGACACGCTCGAGCGGTATCTCTCGACGCCGGCCAAGACGGAGATCGAGGAGCTCGTGGAGGGCGTCGACACCGCAGTGGGGCAGGACTCCCCGGTCGCCGGAGAATGA
- a CDS encoding sulfurtransferase, with protein sequence MTRDPATDTQVRPLLVTARELIEDVATLPTPVILDVRWQLGDTRGREHYWSGHIPGAQYMDLPGDLAGQRNVREGRHPLPSPDDFQSALRRVGIDDDSRVVIYDDCGNTSAARAWWLMRWAGKKDVYLLDGGLKAWIAEGEDLAVGPGNPVTRGDFTFDLDHMHTVGIDDAATWPERGVLIDARTPERYEGSTEPMDSRAGHIPGAVNMPTGNFLDETGHFLPSDQIRRMFADVGVTDGADAVVYCGSGIHACHTLAAMEVAGMEAGRLFPGSWSQWSADRKRPVALGDQPR encoded by the coding sequence GTGACCAGAGACCCCGCCACTGACACCCAGGTCCGTCCCCTCCTCGTCACGGCCCGCGAGCTGATCGAGGACGTCGCCACCCTGCCGACCCCCGTCATCCTGGACGTGCGGTGGCAGCTCGGTGACACCCGTGGGCGGGAGCACTACTGGTCCGGTCACATCCCCGGCGCGCAGTACATGGACCTGCCCGGCGACCTCGCGGGCCAGCGCAACGTCCGCGAGGGGCGCCACCCACTCCCGTCGCCCGATGATTTCCAGAGCGCACTGCGCCGGGTCGGTATCGACGACGACAGCCGCGTGGTGATCTACGACGACTGCGGTAACACCTCCGCCGCACGCGCCTGGTGGCTCATGCGCTGGGCGGGCAAGAAGGACGTCTACCTGCTCGACGGTGGCCTCAAGGCGTGGATCGCGGAGGGGGAGGACCTGGCGGTGGGGCCCGGTAACCCGGTCACGCGCGGAGACTTCACCTTCGACCTGGACCACATGCACACTGTCGGCATCGACGACGCCGCGACGTGGCCCGAGCGGGGCGTGCTCATCGACGCCCGCACGCCGGAGCGCTACGAGGGCAGCACGGAGCCAATGGACTCGCGCGCCGGCCACATTCCGGGCGCTGTGAACATGCCCACCGGGAACTTCCTCGACGAGACCGGCCACTTCCTGCCGTCCGACCAGATCCGCCGGATGTTCGCCGACGTGGGCGTGACCGATGGTGCGGACGCGGTCGTCTACTGCGGTTCGGGCATCCATGCCTGTCATACGCTGGCGGCGATGGAGGTCGCAGGCATGGAGGCCGGCCGGTTGTTCCCGGGTTCGTGGTCGCAGTGGTCTGCGGACCGGAAGCGGCCGGTCGCGCTCGGCGATCAGCCCCGCTAG
- a CDS encoding DUF3151 domain-containing protein: MTQFGDLLGPPPTRLTGDPEAEDALAAGEDPRTVAASHPTASIAWAELAERALDADDAVSAYAFARTGYHRGLDQLRRHGWKGFGPVPYDHEPNRGFLRAVAALARAAQAIGEDDEYIRCLDLVNESDPHAAASLGLA, encoded by the coding sequence ATGACCCAGTTCGGAGATCTTCTCGGCCCCCCGCCCACGCGTCTGACCGGTGACCCGGAGGCGGAAGACGCCCTCGCCGCAGGGGAGGATCCCCGCACGGTGGCGGCCTCGCACCCGACCGCCTCGATCGCGTGGGCTGAGTTGGCCGAGCGCGCACTCGATGCCGACGACGCGGTGAGCGCATATGCGTTCGCCCGCACCGGCTACCACCGCGGCCTGGACCAGCTTCGTCGTCACGGCTGGAAGGGCTTCGGCCCCGTGCCCTACGACCACGAGCCCAACCGGGGCTTCCTACGGGCGGTCGCCGCGCTCGCCCGCGCCGCGCAGGCGATCGGCGAAGATGACGAGTACATCCGCTGTCTGGACCTGGTCAATGAGTCAGACCCGCACGCCGCCGCGTCTCTCGGCCTGGCGTGA
- a CDS encoding alkaline phosphatase produces the protein MTASYASSSASPGPARAGAARPPVGIGRRSLLKAGALAGAAVGASSLAGHSAVAGAGAVAGTAGGGAGTVFRHGVASGDPMPDRVILWTRVTPTPEAAPGSGVGDPVVVAWEVATDPGFTTIVRTGSLVTDAGRDHTVKFDCTGLAPDRWYHYRFRALGEVSRSGRTRTAPADGAMPATGRWRIGVVSCSNWEAGYFSGYRHLEARGDLDAIIELGDYIYEYGRGEYTAAAGAVRPHDPPHEIVTLADYRIRLAQYHTDVDLQSLHAHVPWICTWDDHEVANDSWENGAENHQPHEGPYSDRKAASSQAYFEWMPVRPESLRDGGHLYRRLRWGALAEISMLDLRSYRSEGPGRLDGHAIDHTNTMTGAEQFDWLSRGLNSSTARWNVIGNSVMVSPVLIPPLDPRTTGALTELLGVPRDGITYNSDQWDGYAGERRRLLEVIRATGNRNHVFLTGDIHTAWANEVPFEPADYPGAGTGAVEFVTPSITSNNINDMVGLPEGNALSQSAQGALTGVNRHIRWTDLDRHGFTIVEFTADYAHADYWALVAREDPNSGAYPMASWRTRHGTNQLEPAGLLP, from the coding sequence GTGACCGCGTCTTATGCCTCCTCATCCGCGTCCCCCGGGCCCGCCCGTGCCGGCGCTGCCCGACCCCCCGTCGGCATCGGCCGGCGCTCCCTCCTCAAAGCCGGAGCGCTCGCCGGTGCCGCGGTGGGGGCCAGCTCCTTGGCGGGTCACTCCGCCGTTGCTGGGGCCGGCGCCGTCGCGGGCACGGCTGGCGGCGGGGCTGGCACCGTCTTCCGGCACGGTGTGGCCTCGGGCGACCCGATGCCGGACCGTGTCATCCTGTGGACCCGGGTCACGCCCACCCCGGAAGCGGCCCCCGGCTCCGGGGTCGGCGACCCCGTCGTCGTCGCCTGGGAGGTCGCCACCGACCCAGGCTTCACCACCATCGTCCGCACCGGTTCCCTCGTCACGGACGCCGGCCGCGACCACACCGTCAAGTTCGACTGCACCGGCCTGGCCCCCGACCGGTGGTACCACTACCGTTTCCGCGCGCTCGGCGAGGTCTCCCGCTCCGGTCGGACCCGCACCGCGCCCGCAGACGGCGCCATGCCGGCCACGGGCCGCTGGCGCATTGGCGTCGTATCGTGCTCCAACTGGGAGGCTGGCTACTTCTCCGGCTACCGCCACCTTGAGGCGCGCGGAGACCTGGACGCGATCATCGAGTTGGGCGACTACATCTACGAATATGGCCGGGGCGAGTACACCGCCGCCGCCGGGGCGGTCCGCCCGCACGACCCGCCACACGAGATCGTGACGCTGGCCGACTACCGGATCCGGTTGGCGCAGTACCACACCGACGTTGATCTGCAGTCCCTGCACGCTCACGTGCCCTGGATCTGCACGTGGGACGACCACGAGGTGGCCAACGACTCGTGGGAAAACGGGGCCGAGAACCACCAGCCGCACGAGGGCCCGTACTCCGATCGCAAGGCCGCCTCCTCGCAGGCGTACTTCGAGTGGATGCCGGTCCGGCCGGAGTCCCTGCGCGACGGCGGACACCTGTACCGGCGCCTGCGCTGGGGGGCGTTGGCTGAGATCAGCATGCTCGACCTGCGTTCCTACCGCTCCGAGGGACCGGGCCGTCTCGACGGCCACGCGATCGATCACACAAACACGATGACAGGCGCAGAGCAGTTCGACTGGCTGTCCCGCGGACTGAACTCGTCAACGGCCCGCTGGAACGTCATCGGCAACTCGGTGATGGTCTCGCCCGTACTCATACCGCCGCTGGACCCACGCACGACAGGCGCGCTGACCGAGCTCCTGGGCGTGCCGCGCGACGGCATCACGTACAACTCCGACCAGTGGGACGGTTACGCCGGTGAGCGCCGCCGCCTCCTCGAGGTCATCCGCGCCACCGGCAACCGCAACCATGTCTTCCTCACCGGCGACATCCACACGGCGTGGGCCAACGAGGTGCCGTTCGAGCCGGCTGACTACCCGGGGGCCGGCACCGGCGCGGTCGAGTTCGTCACCCCGTCCATCACGAGCAACAACATCAACGACATGGTGGGACTCCCCGAAGGCAACGCGCTCTCGCAGAGCGCCCAGGGCGCGCTGACCGGAGTGAACCGGCACATCCGGTGGACCGACCTCGATCGCCACGGCTTCACCATTGTCGAGTTCACCGCCGACTACGCGCACGCCGACTACTGGGCCCTGGTTGCACGCGAAGACCCGAACAGTGGCGCGTACCCGATGGCCAGTTGGCGCACGCGGCACGGCACAAACCAGCTGGAGCCCGCCGGCCTGCTGCCCTGA
- the fbaA gene encoding class II fructose-bisphosphate aldolase has product MPIATPEQYKDMLDRARNEGFAYPAINCTSSETINAAIKGFADAGSDGIIQFSTGGSEFGSGLNVKDMVTGAVALAEFAHVVAAKYDILVALHTDHCPEDKLDSFVRPLIEISQERVDRGENPLFQSHMWDGSATPLDRNLEIAKELLEKTANAKQILEIEIGVVGGEEDGVENEINEKLYTTREDFEATVDALGAGNTGQRYLLAATFGNVHGVYKPGNVKLKPEVLKMGQEVAISKLGLNEGDLPFDFVFHGGSGSAKSEIEEALSYGVIKMNVDTDTQYAFSRPIANHMFSNYDGVLKVDGDVGNKKVYDPRSYLKKAEQSMSERVVEACNDLKSAGKSKGASA; this is encoded by the coding sequence ATGCCCATCGCAACTCCCGAACAGTACAAGGACATGCTCGACCGGGCCCGCAACGAGGGCTTCGCCTACCCGGCGATCAACTGCACGTCCTCGGAGACCATCAACGCGGCCATCAAGGGCTTCGCCGATGCCGGGTCCGACGGCATCATCCAGTTCTCCACCGGTGGCTCCGAGTTCGGCTCCGGCCTGAACGTCAAGGACATGGTCACCGGCGCGGTGGCGCTCGCCGAGTTCGCGCATGTCGTGGCGGCGAAGTACGACATCCTCGTCGCGCTGCACACCGACCACTGCCCCGAGGACAAGCTCGACTCCTTCGTCCGCCCGCTCATCGAGATCTCGCAGGAGCGCGTGGACCGCGGTGAGAACCCGCTGTTCCAGTCGCACATGTGGGATGGCTCGGCCACTCCGCTCGACCGCAACCTCGAGATCGCCAAGGAGCTCCTCGAGAAGACAGCCAACGCCAAGCAGATCCTCGAGATCGAGATCGGCGTCGTCGGCGGTGAGGAGGACGGCGTGGAGAACGAGATCAACGAGAAGCTCTACACCACACGCGAGGACTTCGAGGCCACCGTCGACGCCCTGGGTGCGGGCAATACCGGTCAGCGGTACCTGCTGGCTGCGACCTTCGGCAACGTCCACGGCGTCTACAAGCCGGGCAACGTCAAGCTCAAGCCCGAGGTGCTCAAGATGGGCCAGGAAGTCGCCATCTCCAAGCTCGGCCTGAACGAGGGCGACCTGCCGTTCGACTTCGTCTTCCACGGCGGCTCGGGCTCAGCCAAGAGCGAGATCGAGGAGGCGCTGTCCTACGGCGTCATCAAGATGAACGTCGATACTGATACGCAGTACGCGTTCTCCCGGCCGATCGCCAACCACATGTTCTCCAACTACGACGGCGTGCTCAAGGTCGACGGCGACGTGGGAAACAAGAAGGTCTACGACCCGCGCTCGTACCTCAAGAAGGCCGAGCAGTCCATGTCCGAGCGCGTCGTCGAGGCGTGCAACGACCTGAAGTCGGCCGGCAAGTCCAAGGGCGCCTCCGCCTGA